A window of Ascochyta rabiei chromosome 6, complete sequence genomic DNA:
ACAAGTGGTGAGCGGATTGATCTAGCGTCAAGCGTGTACAAGCCTGTTTTGGTTCAAGATGGGCACAGCACGCTACCTCACAGCACAAAAGATCAGCCTTCTGGTTCTGCTTCGGCTTTACTGCAGTTCGACGCTTCCTTCATCAGCGACAATACCCATACTTTCCTTTGTCCTCTCAACTACAATACCTCTGACTTCTTCGAGCGCCCGAAGCCAGCAGTCTTCTGCTTCTCAAAATCCTTCCTTCTCTATCGACAGTTTCGAAGATGTTCTCCAGGGTCATGCCTCCAATATGCCTGGTCGCACGCTGCTGGACCTGTTTCTCAAAAACATGTGGGAGATGAACTCCTTCGATGCATTGCACTCCCTCTTCGACAATCTCGGCGAGCTTCTGATGACTCCTCCTTCGAGTCAGGAAGGAGATGTCCAAGAGCGCATATACCTTTCCAAAACTTCTCCCTTGGGTGTCTTCGTGCGACGAGCGCGGCTCGAGTTCGACAGGTTGCAGTTCGAAGATACAATCGCCCTCTGGACGTCCTTCGTCAAGTACCGGGCACCAACAGCGCAATGGACTAAGCGGCTTGCTGGACTCGCCGCAGCAGGCATAGATGCCGTTATCGGTGAGATGGGTATGCAAGAAGGTGACGACGTGTACGATATAGCGTATGGGGACCTCAACGAGCCACAGAATGGGACGCAAGGCGTAAGTCTCGATGATTTGGATCGGATACTAGAGTTTCAACTCGATCGCCTACAACGCTTCGGCGATCGTGTGCCCGAAACCATGAAGACGCAGCTTCGTGGTATGCTTGCATCTTCAACTACAGTTCATCGACAAGCACATCTCGTTCAATTTTTCGATGCCTGGAAAGCCGGAGACTATACATCTGCATTCGACAACTTGCACCGCTACTACGACTATGCCATGCAGACACGCGAGAAGATCCACTACCAATACGCGCTGCTTCACATGGCGATTTTGCAGGCTGACTTTGGTTGCTTTGGTGAAGCCATTGCAGCCATCAACGAAACGATCGCAACGGCACGAGAGAGTCAGGACATGACGTGCTTGAGCTTCAGCCTAAGCTGGCTGAGTCACATGAACAAAGCATATCCGAAGCAAATGAAGGGTGCTGGATACATGAGCATGCTGGGCAGCGAGAGGGATGCTCTTACGTTCTTGAAAGCCAAAGCTCGAGAGGCAAAGATGTACAACTTGCTTAGCGCGACGTTGCTCAACGAGGCAAAACTGACTCTTGCGATGGTAAGTGCAGGATATTCGTGCCAAGCTCTTTGCGGAGGGTGTATCGTGACTGACGCAATGCTTAGGGCGAATCAATTCCTCGGGCCTTCGAGCACATTTATCAGTCATCACATCTCAACATCAAAGAGCACGTCAACAGCTATGGCGTTCAGATGCTGCTACAATCTACACTGTACTCGAGACTTGGCATACCACATCTGGCGAATGTGCACTGTGACTTGCTCCTTGACTGCTACGGAGCCAGCTGCCCAGTTGACGAGCAGCTTCGGGCGGTTGGAAGGCAGGCCTTCATTGTAAGTACCACTATTACGCAGCCCTCGTCAATTTGGGGCAACTGATTGACCAGCACTTAGATGAGTCAAAGCGGACGTTACGAGGAAGCCATTGAAGCATTCGAGTCCATCGACATGACCGCTAGCAAGTCCTTGAAGTTCAACCAATACCTCATCCTCTGCATCGGCATCACTAAGCTGAAACGCGCCATTCGGAGGTACGGATCTTTCGTTTCTTCAGCTTGTCACACAGACATGACCTAACCTTTGCAGATCTGACTGGCCAACCTGTTCCCACCTACTCGCAACCCTCAAACCCTCTACGGACCCACATTCAGACACCCTTGATCCTGAACTTCACTTCCTCCTTTGCGAAGCATACATTGACTATCTGGTGTCAAAGGGTGACTACTCGGTAGCATTCACGACGATCTCAAACCTTGCGCAGTCACTCAAGGAGGACAACGCAGACATCTTGCAGCGTGTCTCGGTACTGCTCATGAAAGCTGAACTCTTTCGCAAAGTGGGAAAGCCAGAGCGCGGGTTCAGCGTCGCTCTTCGAGCGGCAAGCGTAGCCTACAGAGCGAAGTTGATGCCCAGTCTGTGGTCTGCCGTGGGCTTACTCGCCAACATCCTCAACGGACTAGGTGAGTGTGCGAGTGCAAGGCGTCTGCTGGAGGCTGTGCTGCCGCAGTCGCTTGAAAACGGAGACAGCATGCTTTCCGGTACGCTGTATTCGCATCTCGGAGACGCATTCATGGGCCTCGCGGATCCGGCAAAGACGGCCGAGCCTCGACTGCAGAATGGATACAGGGCAAAGGCTGAGCTGTACATTGACAGAGCCAGAGAATGCTTCAAAAGAAGCTCCTACCTGGACGGTGAATGCGAACAGCTTATGAAGAAGGCAATCATTGCGAAGCTAAGGGGCGACGAGAAGCTGGCCGAAGAGTGGAGTCAAAACCACAACCGGGTGTGGGAAGAAGGCATGCGCAGGAATGAGCAGATGTGAGCTGAAGGGGCTGCATTGCAAGAGAGGCGGTAGTAGGGGCAGGCACAGGAGCACAGCGGACGCAGATCAGGTACAAAGGGAAATGTATTGCTGGTTCTACGCCGGCAGCCTGCGTTCTACTATTTACACATTGGGCCTGAGAAGGCTTCCAAGATACCATAAAGCCAATTGAGGGATGGATATAGAAGCATTTACTCGTCCTTCTTGTGGTAGTTGACCTTGTCGTTCCAGAAGAGGGTCTGTTGCGGCGTCAGCATTGCAGCACTTGCAACCGGCGGCCGGGGCGGCCGGTGTGGCTTACCTTGTCACCGTCACCCCAGAAGAAGTTCTTGGTGCGGATGTTCTGGTAGGGGTACTCGGGCTTCTCCGCGCGGGGGTGGATGTGCTCCTCGTGCTCAACGTGCTCCCAGTGGGCATCCCACCTCAGCTTGGCGTTGACGCTGGCAAGGATGATGCAGGGGACGGCGACGCTGTGGGTGCATCGTCAGTACACGGTTCGCGCACCAATTGGCCCTGTTGCGGCGGCAATGGCCTCGTGCAGCGTCCGCCCTTGCCCCAGGTCTGATGGCATCTGCACGGCATCCTGAAGCTGATTGGCAGCCAGGCCACACACTCGGAGCGACTTACTAGAGGCTCAACTTGCGCCAGAACTCGCCGCTCTCTCCGCCATGCTCGGCAATGCGGGCACGCTCGCGGTTGAACTCGTTGTCCTCGGCTCCGGCGAACTGCTTGGGGCTCTCGGAGCTGTAGTTGCGGCGGCCGGCGCGGGCAGGAGCGCGGGCGAGGGCCATGCGCGGCGTCTGGCGGGCGGCGACTCGGGCGGCGAACATggtgggcggtggtggaGTGGAGATTGGTGCGTGGGTAGCGGTGTTGGGCGGTGCGGTGCGATGACGGCTCTgaggtgtggtgtggtgtgagCGAAAGCTCGAGCTTCTGCTTGGCGTGTTTGCCTGGTTTGTGCGCTTTGTGCGCGGCGAGAGCGCCATGTGACGTCGTGACGGCTTCGAGAGCACCGGCCAGTCGCGCGGCGCGTCTCCGTcaccaaccaaccaaccaacaTGGCCTGGGTGTGAGAGAGAGCGACGATGCTTCGTCGTCCTCAGCGCCACCTACAATGGTCCGAATCACGACGTGGAATGTCAACGGCATCCGCAACCCGTTTGGCTACGAGCCATGGCGCAAGAATCGCACCTTCAGCGCCATGTTCGACATCCTTGAGACCGACATCATCATCATGCAGGAGCTGAAGATTCAGCGCAAAGACCTGACCGATGACATGGTACTCGTGCCGGGCTGGGACTGCTACTTCAGCCTGCCCAAGCACAAAAAAGGTGCACGCCTGCCGCCAGGCCCAGTCCAGTATCGCATCACGTGCTGATGGTATTGCAGGATACTCTGGCGTTGGAATATACACTCGTCAGTCCGCATGCGCACCTGTCCGCGCCGAAGAAGGCCTCCTTGGTGTTCTCTGTCCACCCGGCTCATCGACGCCCTACCGTGAGCGACCCGAATCCGACAGCATTGGAGGCTACCCGTCACTCGCTCGTATTGAGGCCCTGGGAGTCGACCCAGCAGCCCTCGATGCAGAAGGCCGATGTCTTGTCCTCGAGTTTCCCGCATTCGTGCTGTTTGGCGTCTACAGCCCTGCCAACAGCAACGGTCTACGAGATAACTTCCGCTACGGATTCCTTGACATGCTGGATACACGGATACGCAACCTCACCAAGATGGGCAAGAACGTCATCTTGACCGGCGATCTCAATGTTTCACGCGACCTCATCGACACAGCCAAAGCGGAGGACAACATGAAAGCGGAAGGCATGACCCACAGCGAGTATCTCAGTACACCGAACCGTCGGATATTCAACCAGCTTCTGCTTAACGGCATAGTACCGGGCGAGCGAGACGAGGACAGAGAAGAGCCGGTCTTGTACGATCTGTGCCGCGAATTTCACCCCCATCGTGAGGGTATGTACACACATTGGGAACAGAAGATCAACGCAAGACCAGGTAATTTTGGCTCGCGCATCGATTTCGTGTTGTGTAGCATCAGAATCAAGGACTGGTTCCAGGAGTCAAATATCCAGGAAGGTTTAATGGGCTCAGACCATTGCCCGGTGTATGCAGTGACCAAAGACAAGGTGCTGGGAATGGGCAATGCAACACACGAAGGTGCGGATGACGAAGAGCACCACATCCTCGATATCATGAATCCTCCTGGAATGTTTAGAGATGGAGTGCGATTGAGGGAGTACAACGCAGCCAAAGACCTTCCCTCACTCTCAGGCAAGCTACTCACCGAATTCAACAAACGACAGAACATCCGTGACATGTTCAGCAGAAAGCCTACTATTCCGAAACCTATGAACGCATTCACATTCTCGTCGCCCGACGCCACGTTGGAAGGGGCCGCGGATATCTCGGCAAAGCAAGGGGCAGACGAAGGATCCGAATCCAAACCGGCGGGAGCGACAAACGCTTTGTTTCCCGCAAATGACCAGGTTGTAAACGCCACCAGCCCTCTCAACTCGCCTGAGAAGCGGCgcgcatctgcatctgcatcgcCCGATAACAGATCGATCAAGCGATCCAAAGCTTCCAATCCGGCCCCCAATTACAATGCAGCTTCGCTCGCCAAGGGTCAGCAGTCGCTGAAAGGATTCTTCCAGTCACGCCCTAAAGCCCTAGGGCTAAATCCTGGCGCAACCAAAATGACCTCCTTCACATCTGTGACAGCTGCCAACGGCGATGCAAGTCTGAGCTCCTCGAAAAACAGAGCCGATATTGTCCCACCGCCAGCGGCCCCACAGGCAGCATCCGCCAGTCAGACCACCATATCTCCAATTTCGGCCTGTGATCCCGGTGCGGCGCAGCAAGCCTCTAAGGAAGGTTGGACGAAGCTGTTCTCAAAGCGACCGCCGCCCAGATGTGAAGGCCATGCCGAGCCATGCATTACTCTCACGACCAAGAAACCTGGCGTCAACCGCGGGAGGCAGTTCTGGATGTGTCCTAGGTACGTATGTCATCTATATGTGTTTGCTAGAATGTCTTTGTTCTCAAGCCACCATGTTGTCTGCAAGGGGCGAACGCATGTGTACAGCGGGGTTCACAGTATGTGCAAGAACCGAAGTATATGCTGACCACCATATCATAGACCGATCGGCCCTTCTGGACAGAAAGAATCGGGCACACAGTGGCGCTGCGGAACCTTCATCTGGGCGAGCGATTGGAAGGCAGGCGATTGAGGCACGGGTACAGGATGCGAGTGGTATCCACTCTAGACAGGG
This region includes:
- a CDS encoding APC5 protein; translation: MGTARYLTAQKISLLVLLRLYCSSTLPSSATIPILSFVLSTTIPLTSSSARSQQSSASQNPSFSIDSFEDVLQGHASNMPGRTLLDLFLKNMWEMNSFDALHSLFDNLGELLMTPPSSQEGDVQERIYLSKTSPLGVFVRRARLEFDRLQFEDTIALWTSFVKYRAPTAQWTKRLAGLAAAGIDAVIGEMGMQEGDDVYDIAYGDLNEPQNGTQGVSLDDLDRILEFQLDRLQRFGDRVPETMKTQLRGMLASSTTVHRQAHLVQFFDAWKAGDYTSAFDNLHRYYDYAMQTREKIHYQYALLHMAILQADFGCFGEAIAAINETIATARESQDMTCLSFSLSWLSHMNKAYPKQMKGAGYMSMLGSERDALTFLKAKAREAKMYNLLSATLLNEAKLTLAMGESIPRAFEHIYQSSHLNIKEHVNSYGVQMLLQSTLYSRLGIPHLANVHCDLLLDCYGASCPVDEQLRAVGRQAFIMSQSGRYEEAIEAFESIDMTASKSLKFNQYLILCIGITKLKRAIRRSDWPTCSHLLATLKPSTDPHSDTLDPELHFLLCEAYIDYLVSKGDYSVAFTTISNLAQSLKEDNADILQRVSVLLMKAELFRKVGKPERGFSVALRAASVAYRAKLMPSLWSAVGLLANILNGLGECASARRLLEAVLPQSLENGDSMLSGTLYSHLGDAFMGLADPAKTAEPRLQNGYRAKAELYIDRARECFKRSSYLDGECEQLMKKAIIAKLRGDEKLAEEWSQNHNRVWEEGMRRNEQM
- a CDS encoding DNA-(apurinic or apyrimidinic site) lyase; this encodes MVRITTWNVNGIRNPFGYEPWRKNRTFSAMFDILETDIIIMQELKIQRKDLTDDMVLVPGWDCYFSLPKHKKGYSGVGIYTRQSACAPVRAEEGLLGVLCPPGSSTPYRERPESDSIGGYPSLARIEALGVDPAALDAEGRCLVLEFPAFVLFGVYSPANSNGLRDNFRYGFLDMLDTRIRNLTKMGKNVILTGDLNVSRDLIDTAKAEDNMKAEGMTHSEYLSTPNRRIFNQLLLNGIVPGERDEDREEPVLYDLCREFHPHREGMYTHWEQKINARPGNFGSRIDFVLCSIRIKDWFQESNIQEGLMGSDHCPVYAVTKDKVLGMGNATHEGADDEEHHILDIMNPPGMFRDGVRLREYNAAKDLPSLSGKLLTEFNKRQNIRDMFSRKPTIPKPMNAFTFSSPDATLEGAADISAKQGADEGSESKPAGATNALFPANDQVVNATSPLNSPEKRRASASASPDNRSIKRSKASNPAPNYNAASLAKGQQSLKGFFQSRPKALGLNPGATKMTSFTSVTAANGDASLSSSKNRADIVPPPAAPQAASASQTTISPISACDPGAAQQASKEGWTKLFSKRPPPRCEGHAEPCITLTTKKPGVNRGRQFWMCPRPIGPSGQKESGTQWRCGTFIWASDWKAGD